The Treponema sp. Marseille-Q3903 genomic interval TAGCAATGGTAACATTTTATACAGTCATTATTGTTATGAAAATGAAAAATTATTAAACTCCAAGGAGGACTGAATAATGAAAGAAAAAAGAAGGTTTCAACTCAAAGATTTGATTGTTACCGCATTAATGGTTTTATGCTCACAGATTTTGTATAGAGTATTATCATTTCTGTTTATATCACCATATACCTTGCTTTTTGCTATTCCTATCTGGGCAATCATAGGAGCAATCGCTTATTTCCTAGTACCTACTAAAACAAAAAATCCATGGATGATATTACTGTTTTGTGTACTTACCAGCCTGATAGGCTTTTATCCGCCATATATAATCAGCTGTATTACCGGTGGAATTGCTGCAATGCTGATCGCAAAAATAAAAGGCATAGGGGATTATATAGGTTTAACCGTAGGATATATGATATTTTGTGTACTTGCAGGATTTGGTGGAAT includes:
- a CDS encoding MptD family putative ECF transporter S component yields the protein MKEKRRFQLKDLIVTALMVLCSQILYRVLSFLFISPYTLLFAIPIWAIIGAIAYFLVPTKTKNPWMILLFCVLTSLIGFYPPYIISCITGGIAAMLIAKIKGIGDYIGLTVGYMIFCVLAGFGGMYVPFLFYAEQTITSYKELFGDEYLDILTKIVSPITTVIMLIVIAICAIIGAMISKKLLKKHFEKAGVI